From a single Sinomonas atrocyanea genomic region:
- a CDS encoding MFS transporter, producing the protein MTPARETHPQEIRPWPALWALVIGFFMILIDTTIVSVANPSIQAGLSTTTDNVIWVTSAYLLTYAVPLLVTGRLGDRFGPKNIYLIGLVVFTLASLWCGLSDLLPGSGIANLIIARAVQGLGAALMTPQTMAVITRTFAPEKRGGAMALWGATAGFATLVGPVLGGLLVDTLGWEWIFFINVPVGVVAFVMAAALVPRLETHSHTFDWLGVLLSAAGMFFLVFGLQESNTYDWNGWVWASVVAGVAFLVLFVIWQALNKKEPLLPLGLFKDRNFSLANAAISAVGFSITAMFIPVVYFFQAVRGMTPLESALMGTPSAVLTMVLAPVAGRLTDRVHPRYLVVPGVVLVGAGMWLYSVMISPIIAWPLLLIPSFVMGLGSAFMWGPTATTANRNLPLRAAGAGSGVFNTTRQVGAVIGSAALAALMTGRISAEIQAALPPGSKGAGGQLGKSNSTVLPPFLHDAFTHAMSQTLVLPASVVLVAAVCALFFATPHHLRGQDDASAQAPAGHDTGRAERGSSVHG; encoded by the coding sequence ATGACACCTGCTCGCGAGACCCACCCCCAGGAGATCCGGCCCTGGCCGGCGCTGTGGGCGCTGGTCATCGGCTTCTTCATGATCCTGATCGACACCACGATCGTCTCGGTCGCGAACCCCTCGATCCAGGCCGGGCTCTCCACGACCACCGACAACGTCATCTGGGTCACCAGCGCCTACCTGCTCACCTACGCGGTCCCGCTGCTCGTCACGGGGCGGCTCGGCGACAGGTTCGGGCCGAAGAACATCTACCTGATCGGCCTCGTGGTCTTCACGCTGGCCTCGCTGTGGTGCGGCCTGTCCGACCTCCTGCCGGGCAGCGGCATCGCGAACCTGATCATCGCCCGCGCGGTGCAGGGCCTCGGAGCGGCGCTCATGACCCCGCAGACCATGGCCGTCATCACCCGCACCTTCGCGCCGGAGAAGCGCGGGGGCGCCATGGCCCTGTGGGGCGCGACGGCGGGCTTCGCCACGCTCGTGGGCCCGGTCCTGGGAGGGCTGCTCGTGGACACCCTCGGGTGGGAGTGGATCTTCTTCATCAACGTCCCGGTCGGGGTGGTGGCCTTCGTGATGGCGGCGGCCCTGGTGCCCCGGCTCGAGACGCACAGCCACACGTTCGACTGGCTCGGGGTGCTGCTCTCGGCCGCCGGCATGTTCTTCCTCGTCTTCGGCCTGCAGGAGTCCAACACCTACGACTGGAACGGCTGGGTGTGGGCCTCCGTCGTCGCCGGCGTTGCCTTCCTCGTGCTGTTCGTCATCTGGCAGGCGCTGAACAAGAAGGAGCCGCTGCTGCCCCTCGGGCTGTTCAAGGACAGGAACTTCTCGCTCGCGAACGCCGCGATCTCCGCCGTGGGCTTCTCGATCACCGCGATGTTCATCCCGGTCGTGTACTTCTTCCAGGCCGTGCGCGGGATGACCCCGCTCGAGTCGGCCCTGATGGGAACGCCCTCGGCAGTCCTGACCATGGTGCTCGCCCCGGTCGCCGGCCGCCTCACCGACAGGGTGCACCCCCGCTACCTCGTGGTGCCCGGCGTCGTCCTGGTGGGGGCCGGCATGTGGCTCTACTCGGTGATGATCTCGCCCATCATCGCGTGGCCCCTGCTGCTCATCCCCTCCTTCGTGATGGGCCTGGGCAGCGCGTTCATGTGGGGGCCCACCGCGACCACCGCGAACCGGAACCTGCCGCTGCGGGCCGCGGGCGCGGGCTCGGGGGTGTTCAACACGACCCGGCAGGTCGGGGCCGTGATCGGCTCGGCAGCCCTCGCGGCGCTCATGACCGGCCGCATCAGCGCCGAGATCCAGGCCGCCCTCCCGCCGGGGAGCAAGGGCGCGGGCGGCCAGCTGGGCAAGTCGAACTCCACGGTCCTGCCCCCGTTCCTCCACGACGCGTTCACGCACGCCATGAGCCAGACGCTCGTCCTGCCCGCGTCCGTGGTGCTGGTCGCCGCGGTGTGCGCGCTCTTCTTCGCCACGCCGCACCACCTCCGTGGCCAGGACGATGCATCGGCCCAAGCGCCGGCCGGGCACGACACCGGGCGCGCCGAGCGCGGGTCCTCGGTTCACGGCTGA